One window of the bacterium genome contains the following:
- a CDS encoding molybdopterin-dependent oxidoreductase, translating to MNKMTILIPISLALAAGCSRVAQNKGGPMNGEEIRTYNGIKLSSVNDFRENSIRGPQKIDTSTWRLEITGLVDTPRTYTYHELLSRQLEKKVITMKCVEGWDVTLLWEGVPLPELLNEAGVRPEARVAIFASPDGYSTSLPLSYVMNKRLLLAAKMNGLNIPRERGFPFQLAAEGKWGYKWIKWVSKIELSSDTAYRGFWEQRGYSNDGDERGLIFENQ from the coding sequence ATGAATAAAATGACAATCCTAATCCCCATTTCGCTCGCACTCGCGGCAGGGTGCAGCAGAGTCGCTCAAAACAAAGGAGGCCCGATGAACGGAGAGGAAATAAGAACCTACAATGGCATAAAGCTCTCCTCGGTAAACGACTTCCGCGAGAACTCGATTCGCGGACCGCAAAAGATTGATACCTCCACCTGGCGCCTTGAGATAACGGGTCTTGTGGATACGCCGCGAACCTACACTTATCATGAACTCCTCAGCCGCCAGCTTGAAAAGAAGGTGATAACCATGAAATGCGTCGAGGGCTGGGACGTTACCCTTTTGTGGGAGGGCGTGCCTTTGCCCGAACTTTTGAATGAAGCGGGAGTTAGACCCGAAGCCAGGGTTGCAATCTTTGCCTCCCCGGACGGCTACTCAACCTCGCTTCCGCTTTCCTACGTCATGAATAAGCGTCTTCTTCTTGCCGCGAAGATGAACGGCTTGAATATTCCGCGCGAACGCGGATTTCCGTTCCAGCTTGCGGCTGAAGGCAAGTGGGGCTACAAGTGGATTAAATGGGTCTCAAAGATAGAGCTTTCCAGCGATACTGCCTACCGCGGCTTCTGGGAACAGCGCGGTTATTCCAACGACGGCGACGAGAGAGGACTGATCTTCGAGAATCAGTAG
- a CDS encoding SDR family NAD(P)-dependent oxidoreductase, with the protein MKVLLTGAFGNIGSNTLNELLKQGHKVSCFDLPTKANIKYSRKFGDKIDMFWGDIRNRADIIQALEGQEVVVHLAAIIPPHSERNTELSEQVNVQGTYNIIEAIKTMPKPARLVFSSSVSVYGRKFASPPPRRAAESVEPSDNYSRHKILCENMIRESGLEWSILRFPAVPSLSAMGIDPVMFDIALETRIEFLDPRDAGLALANAVSSKEASGKILLIGGGKDSWLEYCDYVGRTLDAVGIRRLPCEAFGKEPFYTDWMDTEESERILKYQRYSFDDYLCEMRAKLGLKRFLIPVFRPIIRRYMLRLSPYLPRCSSVSKKRQAYWKDKVALVTGASSGIGEVTARRLASEGLRVVLVARRKERLEDLARDIESRGGKAIVIQADLINEDDRLRVIEEVRNAWGNIDVLINNAGFAWYGYGADMPWDVASRMIDLNVKSLVHMTLMVLKRMRSYNYGHIVNVSSIAGSFPQQGTMLYSASKSFVDSFSTVLFREMRGTNVHVSCIKPGAVATDLFNTVKNDPTSLPIPAAEGLAVSVEKVVERIWGLLNRPKKLAFVPRLLWIVPWVESFFGWFIDLLGPFLLRRTLVPARQTNK; encoded by the coding sequence ATGAAAGTACTATTGACTGGTGCATTCGGCAATATAGGAAGCAATACGCTGAATGAGCTGCTTAAGCAGGGTCATAAGGTCAGCTGCTTTGATTTGCCAACCAAAGCAAACATTAAGTATTCCAGGAAATTCGGGGATAAGATAGACATGTTCTGGGGCGATATACGCAACCGCGCGGATATTATCCAGGCTCTTGAAGGGCAGGAGGTTGTTGTTCATCTTGCGGCCATTATCCCGCCCCACAGCGAACGCAATACCGAGCTCTCCGAGCAGGTGAACGTTCAGGGAACCTACAATATTATTGAGGCAATAAAGACAATGCCCAAGCCTGCAAGACTCGTCTTTTCATCCTCAGTTTCCGTTTACGGACGAAAGTTTGCAAGTCCGCCGCCCAGAAGGGCAGCAGAAAGCGTTGAACCATCCGACAATTACTCGAGACACAAGATACTTTGCGAAAACATGATAAGAGAATCGGGTCTTGAATGGAGCATTCTCAGGTTTCCTGCAGTGCCTTCTCTTTCTGCGATGGGCATAGACCCTGTCATGTTCGATATTGCCCTTGAGACGCGCATAGAATTTCTTGACCCGCGCGATGCAGGCCTTGCGCTTGCGAATGCGGTTTCATCCAAGGAAGCGTCCGGTAAAATCCTCCTCATTGGAGGAGGCAAGGATTCGTGGCTGGAGTACTGCGATTACGTTGGAAGGACTCTTGACGCGGTTGGAATCCGCAGGCTCCCGTGCGAGGCGTTCGGAAAGGAGCCTTTCTATACGGACTGGATGGATACAGAAGAAAGCGAACGAATTCTTAAATACCAGCGCTATTCCTTCGACGACTACCTTTGCGAGATGCGCGCCAAACTCGGTCTCAAACGCTTTCTTATCCCCGTTTTCAGACCCATCATCAGACGCTACATGCTCAGGCTCTCGCCTTACCTGCCTCGCTGCTCGTCTGTTTCGAAAAAGCGGCAGGCCTACTGGAAGGATAAGGTCGCCTTGGTGACGGGCGCATCAAGCGGAATAGGAGAAGTTACAGCGCGAAGGCTTGCAAGCGAAGGGCTCCGGGTTGTGCTTGTTGCGCGCAGAAAGGAGCGTCTGGAGGATTTAGCGCGCGATATCGAATCCCGGGGCGGAAAAGCAATAGTCATCCAGGCAGATCTCATTAACGAGGACGACAGGCTTCGGGTAATCGAAGAAGTCCGGAACGCATGGGGAAACATAGATGTGCTCATCAACAACGCAGGATTCGCATGGTACGGCTACGGCGCCGACATGCCATGGGATGTTGCATCGCGGATGATTGACTTGAACGTAAAGTCGCTCGTTCACATGACGCTCATGGTCTTGAAGAGGATGCGTTCCTACAACTACGGACACATCGTTAATGTGTCATCAATCGCCGGCAGCTTCCCGCAGCAGGGCACGATGCTTTACAGCGCCTCAAAGTCTTTCGTGGATTCGTTCTCGACCGTACTCTTTCGCGAGATGCGCGGCACCAACGTCCACGTAAGCTGCATCAAGCCGGGCGCAGTAGCAACCGACCTCTTCAATACCGTGAAAAACGACCCTACCAGTCTTCCGATACCGGCGGCAGAAGGTCTTGCAGTCAGCGTTGAAAAGGTTGTAGAAAGGATCTGGGGGCTTCTTAACAGACCCAAAAAGCTCGCGTTTGTGCCCAGGTTATTGTGGATTGTGCCCTGGGTCGAGTCATTCTTCGGATGGTTTATCGACCTTTTGGGCCCCTTCTTGCTTCGCAGAACTCTTGTCCCTGCAAGACAGACTAACAAATAA
- a CDS encoding class I SAM-dependent methyltransferase, with amino-acid sequence MDERQMGEMWEANAENWTLLARMGCDIYRDQFNTPAFMSMLPDVKGLSGLDIGCGEGSNTRQVASRGAKMTAVDIAPTFIRYALEKEREDPLGIVYSVADGTELPFPDYSFDFCTAFMSFMDMVDHEKAIKESYRVLRPGGFLQFSICHPCFNSSARRWIDDDEGGHIGLAVTDYFKEGQPIIEEWIFNETPADLKAKLPKFRILSYHRTLSSWMNLVLDAGYSIERVHEPTASDEAIRKYPHLADTRLISHFLILRCRKA; translated from the coding sequence ATGGATGAAAGACAAATGGGAGAGATGTGGGAAGCAAACGCAGAAAACTGGACACTTCTTGCGCGAATGGGCTGCGATATATACCGCGACCAATTCAATACGCCAGCTTTCATGTCTATGCTTCCGGACGTGAAGGGGTTATCCGGTCTCGATATCGGCTGCGGAGAGGGATCGAACACCAGACAGGTAGCGTCAAGAGGCGCAAAGATGACGGCGGTCGATATCGCGCCTACTTTTATCCGCTATGCTCTGGAAAAGGAAAGGGAAGATCCTTTAGGTATAGTCTATTCGGTTGCAGACGGGACAGAGCTTCCATTTCCGGATTATTCTTTCGATTTCTGCACAGCGTTCATGAGTTTTATGGATATGGTCGATCACGAAAAGGCAATAAAAGAGTCGTACAGGGTTTTGAGACCAGGAGGGTTTCTTCAATTCTCAATCTGTCATCCTTGTTTTAATTCCTCAGCACGCAGATGGATAGACGACGACGAAGGGGGACACATAGGGTTAGCGGTTACGGACTACTTCAAAGAGGGTCAACCAATAATCGAGGAATGGATCTTTAATGAGACCCCTGCTGACCTCAAGGCGAAGCTGCCGAAGTTTCGCATTCTTTCCTATCATCGGACCCTTAGTTCCTGGATGAATCTCGTCCTCGACGCCGGGTACAGCATCGAACGCGTCCACGAACCTACAGCATCTGATGAGGCAATAAGAAAGTACCCTCATCTTGCAGATACCAGGCTAATCTCCCATTTCCTGATTCTTCGCTGCAGAAAAGCCTAA
- a CDS encoding C26 family cysteine hydrolase domain-containing family (Members of this family of hydrolases with an active site Cys residue belong to MEROPS family C26.), with protein sequence MTSSKPSVLLIETHPEPSREKLAPYIHWLEPHFAVTNVYIAALESTIVEQDAIVVTGSEWEILKNPVPEALLRLYRETAKPLLGICWGHQTLALAWGASIISKPIIQTIEKMCVLKQDEFLDGMGETFYGFESHYEHVVRNPVLLEHFDVLASSPSCEVEAIRHKKRPLWGAQFHPERSGELGMPFARNFYRIVEQLSCR encoded by the coding sequence ATGACTTCCTCTAAGCCCTCCGTTCTTTTAATAGAAACACACCCCGAACCGTCTCGAGAGAAGCTCGCGCCCTACATCCACTGGCTTGAGCCGCACTTCGCGGTCACGAACGTCTACATCGCCGCGCTCGAATCAACCATCGTCGAGCAGGACGCAATAGTCGTTACCGGCTCGGAATGGGAGATACTCAAGAACCCGGTTCCCGAAGCCCTCCTGCGTCTGTATCGTGAAACCGCAAAACCGCTCCTTGGCATCTGCTGGGGCCATCAGACGCTGGCGCTCGCGTGGGGTGCGTCTATAATCTCAAAACCCATCATCCAGACGATAGAAAAGATGTGTGTCCTTAAACAAGACGAGTTCCTCGACGGGATGGGGGAGACGTTCTACGGGTTCGAGTCGCACTACGAGCACGTTGTCCGAAACCCCGTGCTCCTCGAACACTTTGACGTCCTCGCCTCCTCCCCCTCCTGCGAGGTGGAGGCAATTAGGCACAAAAAGCGACCGCTCTGGGGGGCGCAGTTTCATCCCGAACGTTCAGGCGAGTTAGGAATGCCTTTCGCAAGGAATTTTTATAGAATTGTCGAACAACTCTCCTGCCGATGA
- a CDS encoding isocitrate/isopropylmalate dehydrogenase family protein, with protein MAKYKIAVLPGDGVGNDVTEAGMIVLKKIGLDAEYIYGDIGWEFWRKEGNPLPQRTIDLLKSTDCCLFGAITSKPKQEADDELDTSLKGKGLVYRSPIVGLRQLFDLHTNMRPCKAYPGNPLNYKEGIDLVVFRENTECLYAGIEWHPVPDNVRAAVDSHPAAKKFKDTSNEDMALSLRLFTRKGCQRILRSGFEFAKKFGRRSLTVVEKPNVVRETSGLMVREARKMAKEYPDFPLWEANIDAMCMWLLKNPLDYDVLVSSNMFGDIISDLCGQLVGGLGFAASANIGDKYAVFEPTHGSAPKYAGQYKVNPLAMILTIKLMLDWLGEKDKATALEKAIAAVIAEGKVRTYDMGGKATTLEMGEAVANKL; from the coding sequence ATGGCTAAATACAAAATCGCGGTGCTCCCGGGCGACGGCGTCGGCAATGATGTCACCGAAGCCGGGATGATTGTATTAAAGAAAATCGGACTCGACGCAGAATATATATACGGCGACATAGGCTGGGAGTTCTGGCGCAAGGAGGGCAATCCCCTGCCTCAGCGCACTATAGACCTTCTCAAATCAACCGACTGCTGTCTGTTCGGTGCAATAACATCCAAGCCCAAGCAGGAGGCAGACGATGAGCTTGATACCTCGCTTAAGGGAAAAGGGTTAGTTTACCGTTCTCCGATAGTCGGTCTGCGCCAGCTTTTCGATTTGCACACGAATATGCGACCCTGCAAGGCATATCCGGGCAACCCCCTCAACTATAAGGAAGGGATCGACCTGGTGGTCTTCCGCGAGAACACCGAATGCCTCTACGCCGGAATTGAGTGGCATCCGGTGCCCGATAACGTGCGTGCCGCAGTCGATTCGCACCCGGCTGCCAAGAAGTTTAAGGACACCTCCAACGAAGACATGGCACTCTCCCTCCGTCTCTTCACCCGCAAAGGCTGCCAGCGTATCCTTCGCTCAGGCTTCGAGTTCGCGAAGAAGTTTGGCCGCCGTTCTCTTACCGTCGTTGAAAAACCCAACGTCGTCCGCGAGACATCAGGTCTCATGGTGCGCGAGGCGCGCAAGATGGCGAAGGAATACCCGGACTTCCCCCTCTGGGAGGCCAACATCGACGCCATGTGCATGTGGCTACTAAAGAATCCGCTTGATTACGATGTGCTCGTCTCATCCAACATGTTCGGCGACATCATTTCAGACCTGTGCGGCCAACTCGTGGGCGGGCTCGGCTTTGCAGCGTCCGCCAATATCGGCGACAAATATGCAGTGTTCGAGCCCACGCACGGCTCGGCGCCCAAGTACGCGGGTCAGTACAAGGTCAATCCGCTTGCCATGATCCTCACCATCAAGCTCATGCTCGACTGGCTGGGAGAGAAGGACAAGGCAACGGCGCTCGAAAAGGCAATCGCCGCCGTCATCGCCGAAGGCAAGGTTCGCACCTACGACATGGGCGGCAAAGCAACAACCCTCGAGATGGGCGAAGCGGTAGCGAACAAATTGTAA
- a CDS encoding carbonic anhydrase, whose protein sequence is MKLTGCSLLLVLGHTVCAAVRTALSAHPAPFTGESKHIGAVIDSIKHSISSARVSLNAADSRVLEELAISENLRNTCRMIREQSSIIKDLTSTLSFRQLEQFTVL, encoded by the coding sequence GTGAAGCTCACTGGCTGCTCTCTTCTTTTGGTTCTAGGGCACACCGTATGCGCCGCAGTCAGAACCGCTTTATCGGCACACCCTGCGCCTTTCACCGGTGAATCGAAGCACATTGGAGCCGTCATCGATTCCATCAAACATTCAATATCATCGGCAAGAGTATCTTTGAATGCTGCTGATTCCAGGGTTCTTGAGGAACTTGCTATATCTGAAAACTTAAGAAATACATGCCGCATGATCAGAGAACAGAGTTCTATTATCAAGGATTTGACAAGTACGTTGAGTTTTCGGCAGTTGGAGCAGTTTACGGTATTGTAA
- a CDS encoding creatininase family protein, protein MKLLEISTHEYAKLEPRLCFWPVGTIEAHDQGPLGTDVIAPEKLATDLAAEFEAILLPTLPYGLVSSLSGYPGGMWVSQETYKDVIFELLSSLALSGVESVIIFNGHGGNTQTLSEVLPEVWKENGMKAAYLDWWTFGKELSDERFGSAAGHGGADELALVYMANPRIVPEVWDGSRAFRYRDGVKSWPSPRSSIKYSDEPAKPLTPESAKAYYESLKSELRFLIKEILEGWNEFNQLGEC, encoded by the coding sequence ATGAAGCTTCTTGAGATTTCGACTCATGAGTATGCAAAACTCGAACCGCGTCTTTGCTTCTGGCCTGTAGGAACCATAGAGGCGCACGACCAGGGTCCTCTCGGCACGGACGTTATCGCTCCGGAGAAGCTTGCGACAGACCTTGCAGCAGAGTTCGAAGCCATTCTTTTGCCCACTCTTCCCTACGGTCTTGTCTCCTCCCTTTCCGGGTACCCCGGCGGTATGTGGGTATCGCAGGAGACCTACAAGGATGTCATATTCGAGCTTCTGTCCTCTCTTGCATTATCAGGGGTGGAATCGGTCATCATCTTCAACGGGCACGGCGGAAACACGCAGACGTTGTCTGAGGTTCTCCCGGAAGTGTGGAAGGAAAACGGAATGAAGGCCGCATATCTTGACTGGTGGACGTTTGGCAAGGAACTGTCCGACGAGCGGTTCGGTTCCGCAGCCGGGCACGGAGGAGCCGACGAGCTTGCGCTCGTATACATGGCGAATCCTCGAATCGTACCGGAGGTCTGGGATGGTTCGAGGGCATTCAGATATCGCGATGGAGTCAAATCGTGGCCTTCGCCCCGCTCTTCAATAAAATACTCTGACGAACCTGCAAAGCCGCTTACTCCTGAATCCGCTAAAGCATACTACGAATCCCTCAAAAGCGAATTAAGGTTTCTTATAAAAGAGATTCTGGAGGGCTGGAACGAATTCAACCAGCTTGGGGAATGCTGA
- a CDS encoding DNA recombination protein RmuC, with translation MIGIYAVLGALGALAVALLIVLLGILSAQKKSRMEEEARRQEQKTEQEAIKEKLIKLETLASNPAQLDTLHEINKRLESTTNLFGDIRKDLGAMQEAAKGMQDIGKSISTFQELLLSPKVRGGFGEILLNDLIKDVLPEAHYEFQYSFRDGTKVDAVIKTEDRIIPIDAKFPLEEFQRMSAEGVDEEAFEKRFIQILKPRVTEVKRYINPNENTTNFALMYIPSEKIYSKLSGMDNLMTSLRRSRVFPVSPSTFYQFLETILLGLRGLAIEKEAQQILDSLNRIAREFEAAQSDWEIVGKHITNARGKYDEVAKRLERIGDNIKALEIRSEKGQKEIPL, from the coding sequence ATGATTGGCATCTACGCCGTATTGGGGGCCCTGGGTGCGCTTGCGGTCGCTCTTCTTATAGTCCTTCTCGGCATACTTTCGGCGCAAAAGAAGAGCCGCATGGAGGAGGAGGCGAGAAGGCAGGAACAAAAGACTGAACAGGAAGCAATAAAGGAAAAGTTAATCAAGCTCGAAACGCTCGCCTCAAACCCGGCGCAGCTCGACACTCTCCACGAGATAAACAAAAGACTTGAATCCACTACAAACCTATTCGGCGACATCAGAAAGGACCTCGGTGCTATGCAGGAGGCGGCAAAAGGCATGCAGGACATTGGAAAATCGATATCCACCTTCCAGGAGCTCTTGCTTTCACCGAAGGTAAGAGGCGGGTTCGGTGAGATTCTCTTAAACGATCTTATCAAGGATGTTCTCCCTGAGGCTCATTACGAGTTCCAGTACTCATTCAGGGACGGAACAAAAGTCGACGCCGTTATTAAAACCGAAGACAGGATAATCCCAATAGATGCGAAGTTTCCTCTTGAGGAGTTCCAGAGGATGTCGGCTGAAGGGGTAGATGAAGAGGCTTTTGAGAAGCGTTTCATCCAGATACTAAAACCGCGCGTTACAGAGGTCAAACGCTACATCAATCCCAATGAGAACACGACCAACTTCGCCCTCATGTACATACCATCGGAAAAGATATACTCTAAACTCTCCGGAATGGATAATCTCATGACATCGCTTCGGCGCTCAAGGGTATTTCCCGTTTCTCCATCTACGTTCTACCAGTTTCTTGAAACGATTCTTCTTGGACTTAGGGGTCTTGCCATAGAGAAGGAAGCTCAGCAAATCCTTGATAGCCTCAACCGTATCGCCAGGGAGTTCGAGGCCGCTCAATCGGACTGGGAGATTGTTGGAAAACACATTACGAACGCAAGGGGGAAGTACGATGAAGTAGCCAAGCGTCTTGAACGCATAGGCGACAACATTAAAGCCCTTGAGATAAGAAGCGAAAAGGGACAAAAGGAGATACCGTTATGA
- a CDS encoding DUF362 domain-containing protein produces MEKVIIKKIPGYDQALISEFAASAMQILALEPRQKGFIKPNLVHATRYGEHAYTHPAFMRGVLCALRERGVKERIIFEDCGLMVPLRYVYRKSGYNKLCKEENTRFLNLSEAVHDGFLKVPDHRVHPFLPLPKILTGNGLRVFVPKLKVHSQTDITGASKLLIGLIKRSIRLKSHHYDLGNKIADALRAFPPDLVLVDAITVGVNGVGCPDPRNLGLAIASRNAVAADSVGAWLLGFEPCKIEHLVLASKRGLGPVSLRDIEIINPDNAKPAPLGYYYEKPISELNPYMKYLEGRLYNGKRCRGGCVGFVAEAIHYINHYRAWRNKEKVNTAAKALFRLLGQDPSQERPRKLGIVVGEYDGEIPHDVIDNLIFVGDCTHAKGVKPKLHLKGCPVYMARKAFAFSRKARIINPYIDVMEGLPFIRAFLEEQFMRVWNQATHSLRRSI; encoded by the coding sequence ATGGAAAAAGTAATAATCAAGAAAATCCCGGGATACGATCAAGCGCTTATCAGCGAATTCGCCGCGTCGGCAATGCAGATACTCGCGCTAGAACCAAGGCAAAAAGGTTTCATCAAGCCCAATCTCGTGCATGCTACGCGTTATGGTGAGCATGCCTATACTCACCCTGCGTTCATGCGCGGGGTGCTCTGCGCACTAAGGGAGAGGGGGGTAAAGGAACGGATAATATTCGAAGACTGCGGTCTCATGGTTCCTCTGCGTTACGTTTACCGCAAGTCGGGCTACAATAAACTCTGCAAAGAAGAAAATACGAGGTTTCTCAATCTTTCAGAGGCGGTTCATGACGGCTTTCTTAAAGTTCCTGACCACAGGGTCCATCCTTTTCTGCCGTTACCCAAAATCTTGACCGGTAACGGTCTCAGGGTTTTTGTTCCAAAGTTAAAGGTTCATTCGCAAACGGATATAACAGGAGCATCCAAACTCCTCATAGGCTTGATAAAGCGTTCAATTCGGCTTAAAAGCCATCACTACGACCTGGGGAATAAAATAGCTGATGCGCTGAGAGCTTTTCCGCCTGATCTTGTTCTTGTAGACGCGATTACCGTCGGCGTCAATGGAGTCGGATGTCCAGATCCCCGAAATCTAGGGCTTGCCATAGCCTCAAGAAATGCGGTCGCCGCAGACTCCGTTGGAGCATGGCTTCTTGGGTTCGAACCCTGCAAGATAGAGCATCTCGTTCTTGCCTCGAAGAGAGGGTTGGGTCCGGTCTCGCTCAGGGACATAGAGATAATCAACCCGGATAACGCGAAACCCGCGCCCTTAGGCTATTACTATGAAAAGCCTATATCAGAACTCAATCCCTATATGAAATATTTAGAGGGAAGGCTCTACAACGGAAAAAGATGCAGGGGCGGGTGCGTTGGTTTTGTTGCCGAGGCCATACATTATATAAATCACTACCGCGCCTGGCGCAACAAAGAAAAGGTAAATACTGCCGCAAAGGCCCTCTTCCGGCTTCTTGGACAAGACCCTTCGCAGGAACGACCTCGTAAGCTCGGCATCGTTGTCGGTGAATACGACGGCGAGATTCCGCATGATGTCATTGATAATCTCATATTCGTCGGCGACTGCACGCATGCAAAGGGCGTAAAACCGAAGCTCCATCTCAAGGGATGCCCTGTCTACATGGCAAGGAAGGCGTTTGCTTTTTCCCGTAAAGCCCGTATCATTAACCCGTATATAGACGTTATGGAAGGCCTGCCTTTCATAAGAGCATTTTTGGAGGAGCAGTTTATGCGAGTATGGAACCAAGCAACGCATTCCTTGAGGAGGAGCATATGA
- a CDS encoding geranylgeranyl reductase family protein — protein sequence MIRADVVIIGAGPAGAEAAYNLSESGLRVVVLEKLSLDREKPCGGAIQTGELLEFGTPPPLIIEREVREARIFGPNGSFLSISTIHSEQSGITVKRSAYDSWLQSRASNAQFIEKAGIVSILRNKGAWNVVVDTPLGNTGVETPILIHAAGANASHLESRLDLTPLSNKGMGITCQFWLDAGQEKLDRAFKNSIEFHFLPHRVPEGYFWLFPKKDVLVAGVGTTIDIIRAKRISLKNELEAFLKENLERLGLSGLSVIRQDGGKMPMRLRRPLYGDGFLVVGDAAGVGSILHGGGIYQARKSAVLASEAIKGYFSGEVGTLSGYEERVHDYFNERERRWDLRLKPFLTDENLVKRILDRGRSDSTIREGLGILLSSTEGHRKSYELVEEASFGLIAEELDSIIREEKELIDKGLKELFKEDSELHRMANEVLLHGGKRLRAVLVLLAGQALGAELNDLLPVAMAYEVSHTASLVHDDIIDGGEWRRGAETLHRRYGIGHAITAGDALLIKGFEMMSSYEANAGVDKARVIKLIKVGCRSGLEASEGEVRDINFSPEEIESKSLEDYIELIRMKTGALLEAATEAGAILANASQENVKAMREFGKNLGIAFQIYDDAKDLLASSTVSLKSRFTDIKKGKLTAQLIHTMNSASSEDRKRLLHLLSLGTTESAHEILDLYRRYDALGYNQKLSREYLERALQTIDFIPSNPFLEKLKDIVRVLGYWTRFAVSQENQ from the coding sequence GTGATTCGAGCTGATGTAGTAATTATTGGTGCAGGGCCGGCGGGCGCGGAGGCGGCATACAATCTCTCTGAATCGGGGCTGCGTGTTGTTGTTTTGGAAAAGCTTTCCCTGGATAGAGAGAAGCCTTGCGGCGGAGCCATCCAGACGGGCGAGCTGCTTGAGTTCGGTACTCCTCCACCCCTGATAATCGAACGCGAAGTCCGGGAAGCCAGGATATTCGGTCCGAACGGCTCTTTTCTTTCAATCAGCACAATTCATTCTGAACAATCTGGAATTACCGTAAAACGCTCCGCATACGACAGCTGGCTTCAATCCAGGGCTTCGAACGCTCAGTTCATCGAGAAAGCGGGCATCGTAAGCATCCTGAGAAATAAAGGGGCATGGAACGTTGTAGTCGATACGCCATTAGGTAATACAGGTGTAGAGACGCCCATTCTTATTCACGCCGCAGGCGCGAACGCATCGCATCTTGAATCGAGATTGGATCTTACTCCCTTGTCTAACAAAGGTATGGGAATAACCTGTCAGTTCTGGCTTGATGCCGGACAGGAGAAATTGGATAGGGCTTTCAAAAATTCAATAGAATTTCACTTTCTCCCTCACCGTGTACCCGAAGGATATTTCTGGCTTTTTCCGAAGAAGGATGTGCTTGTGGCAGGGGTGGGGACGACGATAGATATCATCCGCGCCAAACGTATCTCCCTTAAGAATGAGTTGGAGGCTTTCCTCAAGGAAAATCTTGAGCGCTTAGGGCTTTCTGGGTTATCTGTAATCAGGCAGGATGGAGGAAAGATGCCGATGAGGCTCCGCAGACCTCTGTATGGAGATGGATTTCTTGTTGTCGGCGATGCGGCAGGTGTTGGCTCAATATTACACGGCGGAGGAATATATCAGGCCCGTAAATCAGCCGTATTAGCATCCGAGGCCATAAAAGGGTACTTCTCAGGTGAAGTTGGAACTCTTTCCGGGTACGAAGAGAGGGTGCATGATTACTTTAATGAGCGGGAACGCCGCTGGGATCTGCGTCTTAAGCCTTTCTTGACGGATGAAAACCTTGTCAAACGGATTCTTGATAGAGGCAGGAGCGATTCAACCATAAGGGAAGGGTTGGGAATACTTCTTTCGTCGACAGAGGGACACCGCAAGTCCTATGAGCTTGTGGAAGAGGCTTCGTTTGGTCTTATTGCCGAAGAACTTGACTCTATAATCCGTGAAGAAAAGGAGCTCATCGACAAGGGGCTAAAGGAACTCTTCAAAGAAGATTCCGAGCTTCACAGAATGGCAAATGAGGTTCTTCTTCATGGCGGCAAAAGACTCAGGGCCGTTCTTGTTCTTCTCGCAGGTCAGGCCCTCGGCGCCGAGCTTAACGATCTTCTCCCGGTTGCCATGGCTTATGAGGTAAGTCATACCGCTTCGCTCGTTCACGACGATATAATAGACGGCGGAGAATGGCGCAGGGGCGCCGAGACCCTTCACCGCAGATACGGGATAGGCCACGCGATAACGGCAGGGGATGCCCTTCTCATAAAAGGTTTCGAGATGATGTCTTCTTACGAGGCGAACGCCGGTGTAGACAAGGCGAGGGTTATTAAACTCATAAAAGTCGGATGCCGTTCAGGACTTGAGGCATCTGAAGGAGAGGTTCGGGATATAAATTTCTCTCCGGAAGAAATCGAGAGCAAAAGTCTTGAAGATTACATAGAGCTCATTCGAATGAAAACGGGCGCCTTGCTTGAAGCCGCAACCGAAGCCGGAGCAATACTTGCAAATGCATCACAAGAAAACGTAAAAGCAATGCGGGAGTTCGGCAAGAATCTCGGGATAGCTTTCCAGATATATGACGACGCGAAGGATCTGCTGGCTTCGTCTACCGTAAGCCTTAAGTCCCGTTTTACGGATATAAAAAAAGGGAAATTGACCGCTCAGCTCATTCATACAATGAATTCGGCTTCCTCAGAGGACAGAAAGCGTCTACTCCATTTGCTTTCACTTGGTACAACAGAGAGCGCCCATGAAATTCTTGATTTGTACAGGCGCTACGACGCACTAGGCTACAACCAGAAGTTATCGAGAGAGTACTTGGAGCGTGCTTTACAAACGATAGACTTCATTCCTTCGAATCCATTCCTGGAAAAGCTCAAGGACATTGTAAGGGTTCTTGGTTACTGGACAAGATTCGCTGTCAGCCAGGAGAATCAATAA